The Pandoraea vervacti DNA window CATGGAAATCCCGGTCTTCGCCGACTTCACCTCGGTGTTCGGCTCAGGCGTCATGTCGCCCCTCCCGGCACCCATCCGCACGCGACGGCCCACGCCGCCAGTGCGAGCGGTGTCGCGACGATGAGCAGGCCGGCCCAGGCACGCCACGCACTGCGCGCCGCGAACACCCACACGACGGCGCCCGCATAGATCGCAAAGCTCGCCAGCTCTCCGGTGATGACCGCCTGTGGCTTGCTCATCGGCAAGGCAAGGACAGCCACGCTGGCGAGGGCGGCAACGGCGTAACCGCCGCCGATGGCCGCCACGATGCGGGCGACGAGTGCGCCTCGCCGGCCGAGCCCGCCGGTGTTGGCCGATGGCGCGCGACGAACCTGAGCCATGACGCGTGTCGCTTACTTGTTGGGGGTGGCGACCGGCCCGGCCGGCAGCGGGTCGATGCCATCGACCTGCGTGACGGTGGTGGTGGTCACGTAGCTCACGCCCTGATATCGCTCGGCGCCGTTCGTGCCCGGGCGCTCACCCGGCGTCATGTCCTTGTGACTGACTTCGGCAACGTACACACCCTTCCACGGCATGTCGAACGTCACCCGTCCCTGCTCGTTCGTATGCGCTTCCTTCGCCCAGCCCGATTGCGTGACAAGCGAAACCTTCGCCTTGGGCAGCGGCTTGCCCTGGAAGAACAACTGGAACTCGCCAGACTTGCCGGCAGGCACCAGGTCGAGCGTTAGTTGCGGCTTTTGCTTGGTGAAGTCGGTCGCCAGACGCGCCGACGGACGGTACCAGGTCGTGATCTCCTGAGCGTCGCGACGGGAAGTGAAGAGGGGATACCTGGCCTCTTCTGCGACGAGGGCTTCGCCCGCCATGGCACGGAACGGCAGCGTGAAACCGTTCGCCGTTTTGGTGCCGGCAGCCGTTTTCTCGCCGTGCGCCGAACGCAGCGTGGCGGTCGGGGCGACGAACTTGTCGAGCAGTCCCGGCGACGCTTCGCGCAGGTTTTCGCCGAACTCGCCGAAGCGGATGACGGCGTTCTGGTCGGCGGGTTGCTCGATCCAGACCTGATGCGCTTGCGCCGTTCCGGCAACGGTGATGAGGGTTCCGAGCGTGAACCCGGCAAGCCGGGCGATCCTGGTTTTTCGGTTGTCGACGGTGGTCGGCATTGCGGTCTCCTTGGTGAAATGGCGGATGCGGGTTACGTCTGGCGTGGAAGGTTGTGTCATGTCGATGCGGCTCAGAAGTCGATCTGCGCCGAGAGCAGGAACGTGCGCGGCGCTGCCACGGTGGCGTAGGTGCCGCTCATGAGCCAGTAGTTCGAATTGAAGAGGTTCTCGATGTTGGCGCGCAGCACAACCGGCTTGCCCGCGATGCGGGTGCGGTAGCGCGCGCCGATGTCGTAGCGCGTCCAGGCGGGAAGTTCGAGCGTGTTGGCCGCGTTGAAGTACATGCGCGACGTATTGATGATGCGGCCGTTGAGCGAAAGCCCCGGTACCCACGGGGTATCCCAGTCGACGCCAAGGTTGAACGCGCGCTTTGGCACACCGTTCGCATCGTTGCCGTCGTTCACGCCGCCGGCTGTTTTGGTCAGCTTGGCATCGTAGAACGTTGCACTGGCCATCAGACGCAGGCCCTTCACGACTTCGCCGTATGCCGACACTTCGATGCCGCGGTTGCGCTGTTCACCGTCGAAACTGTAGACGTTGGTGGCCGGGTCGGTAATCGCGTTCGGGCGCTGCACCTGAAAGACCGACACCACCGTCGTTAACGGGCCCCAGTCGGCTTTCACACCGGCCTCGTACTGTTTGGACTTGTACGGCGGGAAGACCTGTCCAGCGTTTTGCGTGCCGACGGGCGCTACGCCGCCGCGCGACAAACCCGACGTGAAGTTTGCGTACACGGAGACGTTTTGCAGCGGTTTGACGACGATACCCGCGAGCGGAGAGACGGCGCTCTGGTCGTAGTTCGACGACAGTGCGCCGGTCGTCGTGTTGAAGTTGTCGAGCGCGACGCGCTGGTGGCGCAGACCGCCGGTGAGCAGCACGCGGTCGTTCAAGAACGAAAGCGTGTCTGTTACGGCAATACTCGTCAACGTGGATTCCGAAGCTTTCCTCGGATCCGTTCGCGGGGCGTCGACGGCAGGCAGCGGCGCGGGGTTGTAGATGTTCGACGCGACGGACTTCGAACCCGGCACGTAAGCGTTGCCCGAATCCTGCTCGAGGCGCGACGCCTGTACCGTAAGGGTGTGACCGATGTCGAACGTTCTGAAACTTGCCCGAGCCCCCACTTCCCCCGTGCGTGAGCGGGTGTAAGAGTCGTAATACGAATTCGTTGCCGTGAAGTTGCCGAGGGCGTCTGCGGGGCCGCTCGGGAACGTCTGGTAGGCGCTCGCGTAGTGGTAGCCGATGGCGCCCCACACGGTCACGTTGCGCAGCACGTCGTATTCGAGGCGTGAAGTCACGGCGGAGTCATGCAGGTGCAGTTCGGTGCCGGGATAGAAGTTGCGATATCCCGACGGTGCTTCAGGAATCGTCTTCACCGACGACTGGAAGCCGATCTGGGGACGGAAATTGTCGTCGCCTTCGTGCTGCGTGTAGGCGTCGAGTGTCCAGCGCAGGCGCTGCGTGGTGTAGTCGAGGCCGACCGAGCCGAAACCGACGCTCTGCCTGCCGTTATCCAGCGTGGTGTTGCCGTCGCGAAATACGCCGTTCAGGCGCACGCCCCACGCCTGGTCTTCCCCGAAGCGGCGGCCCACGTCGGCTTCCACGCCCAACTGCGATTTGCTCTGAAACGTTGTCGTCAGCCGCGTGATTGGCTCGCTCGTGGCCCGCTTGGTCACCACATTGATGGCCCCCCCGATGCTGCCGCTCGGCCCGATGCCATTCATCAGTGTGCCGGGGCCCTTCAGAACCTCCACGCGCTCGACCATCGCCGCCGGCACCCGACTGGCCGACGCCATGCCGTACAGGCCGTTGAGTCCCACATCGCTGCTCGAGACGGTGTAGCCGCGAATCTGGAAGTCTTCGCCGAACCCTCCGCTGGAGGTCAGCATGCGTACCGACGACTCGTTGATGACGACGTCTGCGAGCGTGCGGGCCTGCTGGTCGCGCACCATCTGCTCGGTGTAGTTCATCGTGCTGAAGGGCACGTCCATCGCATCGGCCGAGCCGAGCATGCCAAGACTGCCGCCGCGCGCGATCTGACCGCCCGCGTAGGCCGGTTGCAAGCCGTTGTCATAACTTGCGGTGACGTGGGTCGTCGGGAGCGCCACGGCGCCTTCGGCGCCCACGGGCGTCGTGGCGGGCTGGATCAGATAGCTGCCGTTCGATTGGGGGACGACCTCAACGCCGGTGCCCGCGACGAGGGCTTCCAGCCCGTTACGCGGCGTGTACGTGCCTCTGAGGCCATGGCTGTGGCGGCCTGCCGTGACTTCGGGTTTGAACGACAGCATGATCCCGGCGTCGCGCCCGAACCGGCTCAAGGTGTCTTCGAGCGAGCCCGCCGGAATGTCGAAGGCACGCGCCCCCGGCGCGGCGGTGCTCTGGGCACGGACCGTCAGCGGCGTGAGGGCGATCATCGCCGTCGGTGCAGCGACGGCTGCGCCCAGCGCGATGCGACCCAGTGCATAGGCCAGCCGCGTGCGGCGGTGTACCCGAAGTTGTTGGCTGGGGCGTTGTTGCCGCCCGCGGACGTGACCCATGATCTGACCTTTCGTGTGGAAGAGAGTGGTGGTGCTCGTCCTCCATGACCCGCGAAACACAGAAACGGATCACCTTTGTGAAAAAAACTTTGCGCCGTTGATTCTCATGCGACCGAGCGGGCATGTCTCGGTCGTTGGGCTGCGCCGGATCGCGTCGAGTTAAGTGGAATGACGTGGCGTTGCGTGGCGTTGCGTGGCGTTACGTCGGGTATGTCTGTCATGCCTGGTGCATCGGCGGCGCACTGATCTACGCTGGGACCAGCCGGATTTCGCGCCTGCCCCAGAAGCGCGTGAACGCTTCGGCGCGCACGGCGAGCGTGCTGCCCAGCGTGTCGAGGACCTTGCCCACATCGTCGAGCGGGAATGTGCCCGATACGCGCAAATTGGCGATGTCGGGGTCGCAAGAGAGCGACGCATCGCTGTAGCGGGCCAGCTCGGCGACGAAGTCGGCGAGCCGCATGCTGCGTGCGACGATGAAGCCCTCGGCCCAGCTCGCGTCGGCGCTCGGCGCGTCGATCGTCCCGGAGATGCTGTCGGCCGTGTAACTGGCATGTCGCCCGGCTTGCACGATCAGCGATCTGGCGGGCGCCGCACGCGGACGGAGCTCGACCGCGCCCTCGAGAACGCTCACATGGGTTCCGTCCTCGCACTGCCGCACGGTGTAGCGCGTACCGAGCGCGCGTGCGGTCCCCTGCGAGGTCTCGACGAAAAAGGGACGCGGCGGTGCATGCCTGTCCGGCGCGGTCGTGATCAGCACTTCGCCGGCCACGAGCCTGATGCGTCGTTCGTCCTCGCGATACCGGATGTCGACGGCGCTGTCGGTGTTGAGTACCAGGCGCGTGCCGTCATCGAGCAGCAAAGTGCGGCGCTCGCCGACGGCGGTGTGCACGTCTGCCGACCAGCGCTGCCACGCCGATGAGTGCAGGGCAGTCCATGCGCCGGAGCCGCCGAAAAGAAGGACGGTGAGCGACTTCACGGCGCGCCGACGCGATTTCGATGCGGGCGGTGATGACGGTGAAGGGGGGGCCGTTGTCCCCGATCGCGCCAATGCGACTTGCGCGACCCCGGCTTCGACGGGCGCAGCCAGGGGGGCGAGCTTGCCGTTGACCGACTCGATGCGTTGCCATGCGCGTTCGTGATCGGGATGCGCGGCACGCCACGCATGCCAGTCGGCCATGGTTTGCGGCGAGGTATCGTCGCTCTGCAATTCGATGAGCCATTCGACCGCCCGCTGCGCGACCTGTGGCGGCACGTTGGCGGCGTCGCGGGTGGTGTCGTACCAGCTTGAATGTGTAGCCGGCGAGGCAGGCATGGAGGCGTTCTTGCGCATGCGTCAGCCTAGAAACGACAGGTCGGCGAAGTAGCAGCGGTGCAGTGCCTTGGCGAGATAGCGTTTGACCGTTGGTAGCGAGACACCGAGCGTCTGCGCGATCTGTGCGTGTGTTTGCCCGTCCAGTTGCGAGGACAAAAACGCCTGACGGACAAGGGGCGGCAGGCCGTCGAGCAGCCGATCGAGCTCCAGCAGTGTTTCCAGCATCATGGCGCGCGTCTCGGGCGACCATTCCACGCCGCGAGGCACTTGCGCGAGCGCATCGAGGTAAGCCCGTTCGAGCTTCTGACGACGCCAGTGATTAGAGACGAGATTCTGCGCTACCGTCGTGAGATAGGCGCGAGGTTCGTCGAATGTCGACGGCACGCGCTCGCTGCCAAGCAGTCGCACGAAAGTGTCGTGGGCGATGTCCGCTGCCTGCTCGGCACTGCCAAGCCGTCGATGCAGCCAGCCCTTTAGCCAGGAATGGTGATGGCAATAAAGCAGTTCGACGGTAGAGGGAAGGGGGCCCGGGGTTTGCATGATCCAGCCTGATGCTCGGTCCACTCACGACACTTGGGACCAGCGCAAGCACTGGCTAACGGTCATGCAGCAGTTGAGACAACTCGCAGTAATTTGTTAATGATAATCATTATTAATAACGCATGGGAAATGTCCCTGTCAATCTAAAGTCTTTTGACCCGGGAATCGCTCGGTGTCCGTAATTCGAGACAACGCCGCGCAAGGCCGTCCATGGGCCGTGTGCGGGGACGGCGAGTGTTGTATTCGAGCAAATTCCGAAGAAGTTTGCGATGCAGCATTTATCGCTTGACGCTCTAAATTAGCCTCAGTTACCATCCGCCCTGTCTTCAATTTAAGGGGTTAGTCCGTGAATTCCGATGCCAGTAGTCCTCGATCTTTGATCGATTGATTGCCTGAGGATCCACAGCCTTCCCTGTGCCGCGTCCTCATGCAGGATGCGGTATCCAGCGCCAACCTAACGCTCTTCCCGAGCGTGCCCTTTCAGGGCTTCCCGGCGCGATTTCCGCAAGAATTTCCATCGTCGTGCCCGTCATGGGTGTCGTCGTGTTGCGCGTGTGCGTTGCTCATGCGCCACCTGACTGCGCTCTTGCGTGCCGGCCGTCCGTGCGTGCCACGGGCACTTCGCAGCCATGCGAGGAAATCATGCGAGCTTTTCAAACGTTTCAGGCTTTCCAGAGCCAACCGACGCGCGCGACGCCCGTGTCGCATCTGACCATCGTCTGTCTGGCCGAGGCCCTTGGCGCCTTGCGCAAGCAGATGTTCATCGATCTCACCGCGCTCGGCCTGCGCGCCACCCATGTGAGCATCACGCGCTGGAGCGACCGCGACGAGGCGTCCGCCACCGTTACGCTCGACTGCCCGCATGGGGCGCGGGCATCGCTCACGTCGCTCGTCATGCGACTGTCGGGTGAGCACAGTGTGCGCCGCGTGTTCTGGTCCGATGACCCGTCGCGTCGCGCAACGCTCGGCGCGGCCGCAGCCGCAGCCGCGTAAGCGCCGGCAGATCTGCCGAACTACCCCCGGCCGACGCTTGCCCGTTTGCCGACTGCCGAATACCAAAATATAAGGAGTCCGAAATGGAAGACGGATCTAGTCGAATGTGGCCCGTCGGGATCGCACCTGCGCTGTATGTTGCGTGCGACTTCCCGACGGGCGAGCTGATGCCATACCCCCA harbors:
- a CDS encoding sigma-70 family RNA polymerase sigma factor, encoding MQTPGPLPSTVELLYCHHHSWLKGWLHRRLGSAEQAADIAHDTFVRLLGSERVPSTFDEPRAYLTTVAQNLVSNHWRRQKLERAYLDALAQVPRGVEWSPETRAMMLETLLELDRLLDGLPPLVRQAFLSSQLDGQTHAQIAQTLGVSLPTVKRYLAKALHRCYFADLSFLG
- a CDS encoding FecR domain-containing protein: MRKNASMPASPATHSSWYDTTRDAANVPPQVAQRAVEWLIELQSDDTSPQTMADWHAWRAAHPDHERAWQRIESVNGKLAPLAAPVEAGVAQVALARSGTTAPPSPSSPPASKSRRRAVKSLTVLLFGGSGAWTALHSSAWQRWSADVHTAVGERRTLLLDDGTRLVLNTDSAVDIRYREDERRIRLVAGEVLITTAPDRHAPPRPFFVETSQGTARALGTRYTVRQCEDGTHVSVLEGAVELRPRAAPARSLIVQAGRHASYTADSISGTIDAPSADASWAEGFIVARSMRLADFVAELARYSDASLSCDPDIANLRVSGTFPLDDVGKVLDTLGSTLAVRAEAFTRFWGRREIRLVPA
- a CDS encoding TonB-dependent receptor, whose amino-acid sequence is MGHVRGRQQRPSQQLRVHRRTRLAYALGRIALGAAVAAPTAMIALTPLTVRAQSTAAPGARAFDIPAGSLEDTLSRFGRDAGIMLSFKPEVTAGRHSHGLRGTYTPRNGLEALVAGTGVEVVPQSNGSYLIQPATTPVGAEGAVALPTTHVTASYDNGLQPAYAGGQIARGGSLGMLGSADAMDVPFSTMNYTEQMVRDQQARTLADVVINESSVRMLTSSGGFGEDFQIRGYTVSSSDVGLNGLYGMASASRVPAAMVERVEVLKGPGTLMNGIGPSGSIGGAINVVTKRATSEPITRLTTTFQSKSQLGVEADVGRRFGEDQAWGVRLNGVFRDGNTTLDNGRQSVGFGSVGLDYTTQRLRWTLDAYTQHEGDDNFRPQIGFQSSVKTIPEAPSGYRNFYPGTELHLHDSAVTSRLEYDVLRNVTVWGAIGYHYASAYQTFPSGPADALGNFTATNSYYDSYTRSRTGEVGARASFRTFDIGHTLTVQASRLEQDSGNAYVPGSKSVASNIYNPAPLPAVDAPRTDPRKASESTLTSIAVTDTLSFLNDRVLLTGGLRHQRVALDNFNTTTGALSSNYDQSAVSPLAGIVVKPLQNVSVYANFTSGLSRGGVAPVGTQNAGQVFPPYKSKQYEAGVKADWGPLTTVVSVFQVQRPNAITDPATNVYSFDGEQRNRGIEVSAYGEVVKGLRLMASATFYDAKLTKTAGGVNDGNDANGVPKRAFNLGVDWDTPWVPGLSLNGRIINTSRMYFNAANTLELPAWTRYDIGARYRTRIAGKPVVLRANIENLFNSNYWLMSGTYATVAAPRTFLLSAQIDF
- a CDS encoding DUF4198 domain-containing protein — translated: MPTTVDNRKTRIARLAGFTLGTLITVAGTAQAHQVWIEQPADQNAVIRFGEFGENLREASPGLLDKFVAPTATLRSAHGEKTAAGTKTANGFTLPFRAMAGEALVAEEARYPLFTSRRDAQEITTWYRPSARLATDFTKQKPQLTLDLVPAGKSGEFQLFFQGKPLPKAKVSLVTQSGWAKEAHTNEQGRVTFDMPWKGVYVAEVSHKDMTPGERPGTNGAERYQGVSYVTTTTVTQVDGIDPLPAGPVATPNK
- a CDS encoding DUF3649 domain-containing protein, with protein sequence MAQVRRAPSANTGGLGRRGALVARIVAAIGGGYAVAALASVAVLALPMSKPQAVITGELASFAIYAGAVVWVFAARSAWRAWAGLLIVATPLALAAWAVACGWVPGGAT